A region of Malaclemys terrapin pileata isolate rMalTer1 chromosome 5, rMalTer1.hap1, whole genome shotgun sequence DNA encodes the following proteins:
- the KIAA0232 gene encoding uncharacterized protein KIAA0232 homolog isoform X3 has protein sequence MMSSVPDLSCHFHEQERNYLVVLSLRSSGIETLVEELCSRLKDLQSKQEEKINKKLEGSLSPEADLSPTAKDQVEMYYEAFPPLSEKPICLQEIMTVWNKSKVCSYSSSSSSSNAPPTSTDTSSPKDCNSESEVTKERSNKVSATVHERTQQKKSKTERENKFSNGTVEDKPALYKKQVRHKSEGKMRPRSWSSGSSEAGSSSSGNQGELKASVKCIKVRHKTREVRNKKGRNGQSRLSVKTGEKTERKIHSGSSSSSGSIKQLCKRGKRPLKEIGRKETGSNDGKDLYLNSRNEKEYKEEPLWYTEPITEYFVPLSRKSKLETTYRNRQDTCDITSEAVEELSESVHGLCISNNNIHKTYLAAGTFIDGHFVEMPAVLNEDIDLTGTSICSQPEDDKYLDDVHLSELTHFYEVDIDQSMLDPGASDKMQGESRILNMIRQKSKEKSDFEAECCIVLDGMELQGESAIWTDSTSSVGAEGWFLQDLSNLAQFWECCSSSSSGDADGESFGADSPILDSTMLNSHMLAGNQELFLDINEGSGINSCFSVFEVQCRNSVLPFSFETLNLGNENADSSSSANMLGKTQSRLLIWTKNSAFDENEHCSNLSTRTCSPWSHSEETRSDNETLNIPFEESTQFNGEDINYVVPRVSSSYVDEEILDFFQEETCQQQARTLGEIPTLVFKKKSKLESVCGIQLEQKGEGKDYETTQVSSESSPHGDGYSSGVIKDIWTNMTDRNSAAMVEIEGIEDELFSTDVNNYCCCLDTEAKVETLQEPNKAVQRSEYHLWEGQKENLEKRAFVANDLSEIDGGDYTTPSKPWDINQDKENSFILGGVYGELKTFNSDGEWALVPPNHTKGSLLQCAASDVVTIAGTDVFMTPGNSFAPGHRQLWRPFVSFEQNEQSKNGDNGLNKGFSFIFHEDLLGACGNFQVEEPGLEYSFSSFDLNNPFSQVLHVECSFEPEGIASFSPSFKPKSILCSDSDSEVFHPRICGVDRTQYRAIRISPRTHFRPISASELSPGGGSESEFESEKDEGSIPAPSQVDVFEDPQADLKPLEEDAEKEGHYFGKLELESGKFLPRLKKSGMEKSAQTSLDSQEESAGMLPVGNQNPCLECSMKESLDMRDMENSKINCRIVEQHEEINRFCNCKAGCHFPTYEDNPVSSGELEEFPILNADLQTRSGSQEKQSWWEKALYSPLFPASQCDECYTNAKGENGVGEYPDVKEVPNNEEHLLDFNMVSSVHEARCTDGRNSGAKPNGFRKKIYSSDSSSSEETASEGGSEWADPCEEELFSRTHL, from the exons AGCTCTGGGATCGAAACTTTAGTGGAGGAACTTTGCTCCAGACTAAAAGACCTTCAGAGTAAGCAAG AGGAGAAGATTAACAAAAAGTTAGAGGGTTCTTTGTCTCCTGAGGCTGATTTATCTCCCACAGCAAAGGATCAAGTGGAAAT gtATTATGAAGCATTTCCTCCTCTTTCTGAGAAGCCAATTTGCCTGCAAGAAATTATGACTGTATGGAATAAATCCAAAGTTTGCTCTTACTCTAGCTCCTCATCTTCATCCAATGCTCCACCAACTAGCACCGATACATCCTCTCCAAAGGACTGCAATAGTGAAAGTGAAGTAACTAAAGAGAGAAGTAACAAAGTGTCTGCCACTGTACATGAAAGAACCCAgcagaaaaaaagtaaaactgagagagagaacaagTTCAGTAATGGCACTGTTGAAGATAAGCCTGCTTTATATAAAAAGCAAGTCCGACATAAGTCTGAGGGAAAGATGCGTCCTCGCTCCTGGTCGTCTGGTTCCAGTGAAGCAGGCTCAAGTTCAAGTGGTAATCAAGGTGAATTAAAAGCATCAGTGAAATGTATTAAAGTAAGACATAAAACAAGGGAGGTTCGAAATAAAAAGGGGCGGAATGGGCAAAGCAGGCTTTCAGTGAAGACTGGTGAAAAGACCGAAAGAAAAATCCATAGCGgaagtagcagcagcagtggaTCGATCAAACAGCTGTGTAAAAGGGGTAAAAGACCATTAAAAGAAATTGGAAGGAAAGAAACTGGCAGTAATGATGGAAAAGATCTGTATTTGAACAGCAGAAACGAAAAGGAATATAAAGAAGAACCCTTGTGGTATACTGAGCCGATTACAGAATACTTTGTTCCTCTGAGCAGAAAAAGTAAGCTTGAGACTACATACCGCAACAGACAAGATACGTGTGATATAACATCAGAGGCTGTAGAAGAATTGTCCGAATCAGTGCATGGTCTTTGTATTAGCAACAATAATATTCATAAAACATACCTCGCAGCAGGTACTTTTATTGATGGTCACTTTGTAGAAATGCCTGCAGTtctaaatgaggatattgaccTCACTGGGACCTCAATATGTTCTCAACCAGAGGACGATAAATATTTGGATGATGTTCATCTGTCAGAACTAACACACTTCTATGAAGTGGATATTGATCAATCCATGTTGGATCCTGGTGCCTCAGATAAAATGCAAGGAGAAAGTCGGATTTTGAATATGATTCGACAAAAAAGTAAAGAGAAATCTGATTTTGAGGCAGAATGTTGCATAGTGTTAGATGGAATGGAGTTGCAAGGGGAAAGTGCAATATGGACAGATTCAACCAGCTCTGTTGGTGCTGAAGGGTGGTTCTTGCAAGACCTTAGTAATTTAGCTCAATTTTGGGAGTGCTGTTCATCTTCTAGCTCTGGTGATGCAGATGGAGAAAGTTTTGGAGCAGATTCTCCTATCTTAGACAGCACAATGCTTAATTCACACATGCTTGCTGGCAATCAAGAGCTCTTTTTGGATATTAATGAAGGGTCTGGTATAAACTCTTGTTTTTCAGTGTTTGAAGTGCAATGCAGAAATTCTGTTTTACCATTTTCTTTTGAAACACTCAATTTGGGAAATGAAAATGCAGATTCTAGTAGCAGTGCTAATATGCTTGGAAAGACACAGTCTAGATTGCTCATATGGACCAAAAATAGTGCctttgatgaaaatgaacactgTTCCAATCTTTCAACAAGAACTTGTAGTCCATGGTCACACTCGGAAGAAACACGTTCAGACAATGAAACTTTAAATATTCCATTTGAAGAATCCACACAATTTAATGGAGAAGATATAAATTATGTAGTTCCTAGGGTGTCTTCAAGTTACGTAGATGAAGAAATTCTAGATTTTTTTCAAGAAGAAACTTGCCAGCAACAAGCTAGAACTTTAGGAGAAATACCCACtttggttttcaaaaaaaaatctaaactagAATCTGTCTGTGGTATTCAGCTAGAACAAAAAGGAGAAGGTAAAGATTATGAAACAACACAAGTGTCTAGTGAAAGCAGCCCACACGGAGATGGCTATAGCTCAGGGGTTATTAAAGACATTTGGACAAATATGACAGACAGAAATTCTGCAGCAATGGTAGAGATAGAAGGAATAGAAGATGAATTGTTTTCAACGGATGTAAATAACTACTGCTGCTGTTTAGATACTGAAGCAAAAGTTGAAACCCTCCAGGAACCTAATAAGGCAGTGCAGAGATCAGAGTATCATCTTTGGGAAGGTCAAAAAGAGAACTTGGAGAAGAGAGCATTTGTTGCAAATGATTTATCAGAAATAGATGGTGGTGATTATACTACACCATCAAAACCTTGGGACATAAACCAGGATAAAGAAAACTCATTTATACTTGGTGGTGTGTATGGGGAGCTCAAAACATTTAATAGTGATGGAGAATGGGCACTAGTGCCCCCCAATCACACAAAAGGAAGCTTATTACAGTGTGCAGCTTCTGATGTAGTGACAATAGCTGGTACAGATGTCTTCATGACACCAGGAAACAGCTTTGCTCCTGGTCACAGGCAATTATGGAGGCCATTTGTATCATTTGAACAGAATGAGCAATCGAAGAATGGAGATAATGGATTGAATAAGGGGTTTTCTTTTATCTTCCATGAAGACTTACTGGGAGCTTGTGGTAACTTTCAAGTTGAAGAACCTGGACTTGAATATTCATTCTCTTCCTTTGACCTGAACAATCCATTTTCACAAGTTCTTCATGTAGAGTGTTCATTCGAACCAGAAGGAATTGCATCTTTCAGCCCTAGTTTTAAACCCAAATCAATTCTGTGCTCTGATTCAGACAGTGAAGTTTTTCATCCCAGGATATGTGGTGTTGACAGGACGCAGTACAGGGCTATCCGGATTTCTCCAAGAACTCACTTTCGCCCAATTTCTGCATCTGAGCTTTCTCCAGGGGGTGGAAGTGAGTCAGAATTTGAGTCCGAAAAAGATGAAGGAAGtattccagccccttcccaagTAGACGTGTTTGAAGATCCACAAGCAGATCTCAAACCACTagaagaagatgcagaaaaagaaGGGCATTACTTTGGAAAGTTAGAGCTTGAAtctggaaaattccttcccagattAAAGAAGTCTGGAATGGAGAAGAGTGCACAAACATCACTGGATTCCCAGGAAGAATCAGCTGGAATGTTGCCAGTTGGAAACCAAAATCCCTGCTTAGAGTGCAGTATGAAAGAATCACTAGATATGAGGGATATGGAAAATTCCAAAATAAACTGCAGAATAGTGGAGCAACATGAAGAAATAAACAGGTTTTGCAACTGCAAAGCAGGTTGCCATTTCCCTACATATGAGGATAATCCTGTTTCTTCAGGAGAGCTGGAAGAG TTTCCTATATTGAACGCTGATCTGCAAACAAGGAGTGGCAGCCAGGAAAAGCAGTCCTGGTGGGAAAAGGCACTCTATTCTCCCCTCTTTCCTGCATCACAGTGTGACG AATGTTACACAAATGCCAAGGGAGAGAATGGTGTAGGAGAATACCCAGATGTAAAGGAAGTTCCCAACAATGAAGAACATCTTTTAGATTTTAATATG GTTTCTTCTGTTCATGAAGCAAGGTGTACAGATGGTAGAAATTCTGGAGCAAAACCAAATGGCTTCAGGAAGAAAATATACTCCAGTGATAGCTCCAGCTCTGAAGAGACAGCTTCAGAAGGTGGAAGTGAATGGGCTGATCCTTGTGAGGAGGAGCTTTTTTCTCGAACTCACCTATAA
- the KIAA0232 gene encoding uncharacterized protein KIAA0232 homolog isoform X1, translating into MRPICTIVVDGLPSESSSSSYPGPVSVSEMSLLHALGPVQTWLGQELEKCGIDAMIYTRYVLSLLLHDSYDYDLQEQENDIFLGWEKGAYKKWGKSKKKCSDLTLEEMKKQAAVQCLRSASDESSGIETLVEELCSRLKDLQSKQEEKINKKLEGSLSPEADLSPTAKDQVEMYYEAFPPLSEKPICLQEIMTVWNKSKVCSYSSSSSSSNAPPTSTDTSSPKDCNSESEVTKERSNKVSATVHERTQQKKSKTERENKFSNGTVEDKPALYKKQVRHKSEGKMRPRSWSSGSSEAGSSSSGNQGELKASVKCIKVRHKTREVRNKKGRNGQSRLSVKTGEKTERKIHSGSSSSSGSIKQLCKRGKRPLKEIGRKETGSNDGKDLYLNSRNEKEYKEEPLWYTEPITEYFVPLSRKSKLETTYRNRQDTCDITSEAVEELSESVHGLCISNNNIHKTYLAAGTFIDGHFVEMPAVLNEDIDLTGTSICSQPEDDKYLDDVHLSELTHFYEVDIDQSMLDPGASDKMQGESRILNMIRQKSKEKSDFEAECCIVLDGMELQGESAIWTDSTSSVGAEGWFLQDLSNLAQFWECCSSSSSGDADGESFGADSPILDSTMLNSHMLAGNQELFLDINEGSGINSCFSVFEVQCRNSVLPFSFETLNLGNENADSSSSANMLGKTQSRLLIWTKNSAFDENEHCSNLSTRTCSPWSHSEETRSDNETLNIPFEESTQFNGEDINYVVPRVSSSYVDEEILDFFQEETCQQQARTLGEIPTLVFKKKSKLESVCGIQLEQKGEGKDYETTQVSSESSPHGDGYSSGVIKDIWTNMTDRNSAAMVEIEGIEDELFSTDVNNYCCCLDTEAKVETLQEPNKAVQRSEYHLWEGQKENLEKRAFVANDLSEIDGGDYTTPSKPWDINQDKENSFILGGVYGELKTFNSDGEWALVPPNHTKGSLLQCAASDVVTIAGTDVFMTPGNSFAPGHRQLWRPFVSFEQNEQSKNGDNGLNKGFSFIFHEDLLGACGNFQVEEPGLEYSFSSFDLNNPFSQVLHVECSFEPEGIASFSPSFKPKSILCSDSDSEVFHPRICGVDRTQYRAIRISPRTHFRPISASELSPGGGSESEFESEKDEGSIPAPSQVDVFEDPQADLKPLEEDAEKEGHYFGKLELESGKFLPRLKKSGMEKSAQTSLDSQEESAGMLPVGNQNPCLECSMKESLDMRDMENSKINCRIVEQHEEINRFCNCKAGCHFPTYEDNPVSSGELEEFPILNADLQTRSGSQEKQSWWEKALYSPLFPASQCDECYTNAKGENGVGEYPDVKEVPNNEEHLLDFNMVSSVHEARCTDGRNSGAKPNGFRKKIYSSDSSSSEETASEGGSEWADPCEEELFSRTHL; encoded by the exons AGCTCTGGGATCGAAACTTTAGTGGAGGAACTTTGCTCCAGACTAAAAGACCTTCAGAGTAAGCAAG AGGAGAAGATTAACAAAAAGTTAGAGGGTTCTTTGTCTCCTGAGGCTGATTTATCTCCCACAGCAAAGGATCAAGTGGAAAT gtATTATGAAGCATTTCCTCCTCTTTCTGAGAAGCCAATTTGCCTGCAAGAAATTATGACTGTATGGAATAAATCCAAAGTTTGCTCTTACTCTAGCTCCTCATCTTCATCCAATGCTCCACCAACTAGCACCGATACATCCTCTCCAAAGGACTGCAATAGTGAAAGTGAAGTAACTAAAGAGAGAAGTAACAAAGTGTCTGCCACTGTACATGAAAGAACCCAgcagaaaaaaagtaaaactgagagagagaacaagTTCAGTAATGGCACTGTTGAAGATAAGCCTGCTTTATATAAAAAGCAAGTCCGACATAAGTCTGAGGGAAAGATGCGTCCTCGCTCCTGGTCGTCTGGTTCCAGTGAAGCAGGCTCAAGTTCAAGTGGTAATCAAGGTGAATTAAAAGCATCAGTGAAATGTATTAAAGTAAGACATAAAACAAGGGAGGTTCGAAATAAAAAGGGGCGGAATGGGCAAAGCAGGCTTTCAGTGAAGACTGGTGAAAAGACCGAAAGAAAAATCCATAGCGgaagtagcagcagcagtggaTCGATCAAACAGCTGTGTAAAAGGGGTAAAAGACCATTAAAAGAAATTGGAAGGAAAGAAACTGGCAGTAATGATGGAAAAGATCTGTATTTGAACAGCAGAAACGAAAAGGAATATAAAGAAGAACCCTTGTGGTATACTGAGCCGATTACAGAATACTTTGTTCCTCTGAGCAGAAAAAGTAAGCTTGAGACTACATACCGCAACAGACAAGATACGTGTGATATAACATCAGAGGCTGTAGAAGAATTGTCCGAATCAGTGCATGGTCTTTGTATTAGCAACAATAATATTCATAAAACATACCTCGCAGCAGGTACTTTTATTGATGGTCACTTTGTAGAAATGCCTGCAGTtctaaatgaggatattgaccTCACTGGGACCTCAATATGTTCTCAACCAGAGGACGATAAATATTTGGATGATGTTCATCTGTCAGAACTAACACACTTCTATGAAGTGGATATTGATCAATCCATGTTGGATCCTGGTGCCTCAGATAAAATGCAAGGAGAAAGTCGGATTTTGAATATGATTCGACAAAAAAGTAAAGAGAAATCTGATTTTGAGGCAGAATGTTGCATAGTGTTAGATGGAATGGAGTTGCAAGGGGAAAGTGCAATATGGACAGATTCAACCAGCTCTGTTGGTGCTGAAGGGTGGTTCTTGCAAGACCTTAGTAATTTAGCTCAATTTTGGGAGTGCTGTTCATCTTCTAGCTCTGGTGATGCAGATGGAGAAAGTTTTGGAGCAGATTCTCCTATCTTAGACAGCACAATGCTTAATTCACACATGCTTGCTGGCAATCAAGAGCTCTTTTTGGATATTAATGAAGGGTCTGGTATAAACTCTTGTTTTTCAGTGTTTGAAGTGCAATGCAGAAATTCTGTTTTACCATTTTCTTTTGAAACACTCAATTTGGGAAATGAAAATGCAGATTCTAGTAGCAGTGCTAATATGCTTGGAAAGACACAGTCTAGATTGCTCATATGGACCAAAAATAGTGCctttgatgaaaatgaacactgTTCCAATCTTTCAACAAGAACTTGTAGTCCATGGTCACACTCGGAAGAAACACGTTCAGACAATGAAACTTTAAATATTCCATTTGAAGAATCCACACAATTTAATGGAGAAGATATAAATTATGTAGTTCCTAGGGTGTCTTCAAGTTACGTAGATGAAGAAATTCTAGATTTTTTTCAAGAAGAAACTTGCCAGCAACAAGCTAGAACTTTAGGAGAAATACCCACtttggttttcaaaaaaaaatctaaactagAATCTGTCTGTGGTATTCAGCTAGAACAAAAAGGAGAAGGTAAAGATTATGAAACAACACAAGTGTCTAGTGAAAGCAGCCCACACGGAGATGGCTATAGCTCAGGGGTTATTAAAGACATTTGGACAAATATGACAGACAGAAATTCTGCAGCAATGGTAGAGATAGAAGGAATAGAAGATGAATTGTTTTCAACGGATGTAAATAACTACTGCTGCTGTTTAGATACTGAAGCAAAAGTTGAAACCCTCCAGGAACCTAATAAGGCAGTGCAGAGATCAGAGTATCATCTTTGGGAAGGTCAAAAAGAGAACTTGGAGAAGAGAGCATTTGTTGCAAATGATTTATCAGAAATAGATGGTGGTGATTATACTACACCATCAAAACCTTGGGACATAAACCAGGATAAAGAAAACTCATTTATACTTGGTGGTGTGTATGGGGAGCTCAAAACATTTAATAGTGATGGAGAATGGGCACTAGTGCCCCCCAATCACACAAAAGGAAGCTTATTACAGTGTGCAGCTTCTGATGTAGTGACAATAGCTGGTACAGATGTCTTCATGACACCAGGAAACAGCTTTGCTCCTGGTCACAGGCAATTATGGAGGCCATTTGTATCATTTGAACAGAATGAGCAATCGAAGAATGGAGATAATGGATTGAATAAGGGGTTTTCTTTTATCTTCCATGAAGACTTACTGGGAGCTTGTGGTAACTTTCAAGTTGAAGAACCTGGACTTGAATATTCATTCTCTTCCTTTGACCTGAACAATCCATTTTCACAAGTTCTTCATGTAGAGTGTTCATTCGAACCAGAAGGAATTGCATCTTTCAGCCCTAGTTTTAAACCCAAATCAATTCTGTGCTCTGATTCAGACAGTGAAGTTTTTCATCCCAGGATATGTGGTGTTGACAGGACGCAGTACAGGGCTATCCGGATTTCTCCAAGAACTCACTTTCGCCCAATTTCTGCATCTGAGCTTTCTCCAGGGGGTGGAAGTGAGTCAGAATTTGAGTCCGAAAAAGATGAAGGAAGtattccagccccttcccaagTAGACGTGTTTGAAGATCCACAAGCAGATCTCAAACCACTagaagaagatgcagaaaaagaaGGGCATTACTTTGGAAAGTTAGAGCTTGAAtctggaaaattccttcccagattAAAGAAGTCTGGAATGGAGAAGAGTGCACAAACATCACTGGATTCCCAGGAAGAATCAGCTGGAATGTTGCCAGTTGGAAACCAAAATCCCTGCTTAGAGTGCAGTATGAAAGAATCACTAGATATGAGGGATATGGAAAATTCCAAAATAAACTGCAGAATAGTGGAGCAACATGAAGAAATAAACAGGTTTTGCAACTGCAAAGCAGGTTGCCATTTCCCTACATATGAGGATAATCCTGTTTCTTCAGGAGAGCTGGAAGAG TTTCCTATATTGAACGCTGATCTGCAAACAAGGAGTGGCAGCCAGGAAAAGCAGTCCTGGTGGGAAAAGGCACTCTATTCTCCCCTCTTTCCTGCATCACAGTGTGACG AATGTTACACAAATGCCAAGGGAGAGAATGGTGTAGGAGAATACCCAGATGTAAAGGAAGTTCCCAACAATGAAGAACATCTTTTAGATTTTAATATG GTTTCTTCTGTTCATGAAGCAAGGTGTACAGATGGTAGAAATTCTGGAGCAAAACCAAATGGCTTCAGGAAGAAAATATACTCCAGTGATAGCTCCAGCTCTGAAGAGACAGCTTCAGAAGGTGGAAGTGAATGGGCTGATCCTTGTGAGGAGGAGCTTTTTTCTCGAACTCACCTATAA